One window of Rasiella rasia genomic DNA carries:
- a CDS encoding T9SS type A sorting domain-containing protein — protein sequence MKTILPLCAFMTLAIGTLTAQQEFGQKATLNEDGTISVQQVFLPSEMSTKEGAIEPVFQFGRPANPSIKNSRGVTLADIDDDGIQEILYGIDTELFALNGAGEIVWQKTVEGPILLPPTVANIDGNAGVEIAVNTGYPTTVGRVYLMNNVGTDLPNWPLNFNDKWMINAPVFADVNGDEVMDIITCQRESSTVGFVHVLNQDGTPINANWPVQFDATPAFTPSIGDIDNDGDQDVVIATSSTGLYAYDADGNLLPGFPFVDPNIRYSYQSPVLVDLDGDENLEIVGSNHGDAPGFYVLQNDASYYPGWPVALSGWTYSPPTVVDLDQDGTYEIFMADRNTSNDGTPLPTIYGFNPDAENLPDFPIEKYGGNEGVLTIADINNDNVYDIIFSSTLTDMEGFGYIHAYSLDGSGELDGFPLRPRGFTFLNGAVVGDADGDGMMDLTANSYTQTFGQGVDSTFVSNYNLNVPYDESKILSNGYKGGNTRQGLISPEEIMGITEVTLNGSFVIAPNPSNTLQLISDTTIENATISIAGIDGKQMYNEITSISAGDRMQFDVANYAQGIYFVTISNGKRSKTLKWIKR from the coding sequence ATGAAGACTATATTACCCTTATGTGCATTTATGACATTAGCTATAGGCACACTAACGGCCCAACAAGAGTTTGGCCAAAAAGCAACCTTAAATGAAGATGGTACGATTTCAGTACAACAGGTCTTTCTACCCTCTGAAATGAGCACAAAAGAAGGTGCTATCGAACCTGTATTTCAATTTGGTAGGCCCGCCAATCCAAGCATAAAGAACTCTAGAGGAGTTACATTGGCCGACATAGACGATGACGGGATTCAGGAAATACTCTACGGAATAGACACCGAATTATTTGCGCTTAATGGCGCAGGTGAAATTGTATGGCAAAAAACAGTTGAAGGCCCAATTCTACTACCCCCAACGGTGGCCAATATTGATGGTAATGCTGGTGTTGAAATTGCTGTAAACACCGGATACCCAACTACTGTAGGACGCGTTTACCTTATGAATAATGTAGGAACTGATTTACCTAATTGGCCGTTAAATTTTAACGATAAATGGATGATCAACGCACCTGTTTTTGCAGACGTTAACGGTGACGAAGTAATGGATATAATTACATGCCAAAGAGAAAGTAGCACGGTAGGTTTTGTTCATGTACTTAACCAAGATGGCACACCTATTAACGCAAATTGGCCTGTTCAATTTGACGCCACTCCAGCATTTACTCCGTCTATTGGAGATATCGATAACGATGGAGATCAAGATGTAGTTATTGCAACTTCTTCTACTGGTCTTTACGCATATGATGCCGATGGAAATTTACTTCCAGGCTTCCCATTTGTAGATCCAAATATTAGATACTCGTATCAATCACCTGTATTAGTTGATTTAGACGGTGATGAAAATTTAGAAATCGTAGGAAGTAATCACGGTGATGCTCCAGGGTTTTATGTACTACAAAACGACGCATCGTATTACCCAGGTTGGCCCGTTGCTTTGTCAGGATGGACCTATTCACCGCCTACAGTAGTAGATTTAGATCAGGATGGTACCTATGAAATTTTTATGGCAGATAGAAATACAAGTAACGATGGAACACCTTTACCAACGATTTACGGATTTAATCCAGATGCCGAAAATTTACCTGATTTTCCAATAGAAAAATATGGTGGAAATGAAGGCGTACTAACTATCGCAGACATCAACAATGATAATGTATATGATATTATATTTTCGAGCACCCTTACCGATATGGAAGGTTTTGGATACATTCATGCATATTCGCTAGATGGAAGCGGTGAGTTAGACGGCTTTCCACTTCGCCCACGCGGATTTACATTTCTTAATGGAGCAGTTGTAGGTGATGCAGACGGAGATGGTATGATGGACCTTACGGCAAATTCGTATACCCAAACTTTCGGACAAGGAGTTGATTCAACTTTTGTGAGCAATTATAATCTAAATGTGCCTTACGACGAAAGTAAAATTTTGAGCAACGGATATAAAGGTGGAAATACTAGACAAGGATTAATCTCTCCTGAAGAAATTATGGGTATAACCGAAGTAACATTAAATGGTTCTTTTGTTATTGCACCAAACCCTTCAAATACCTTACAATTGATTAGTGATACCACAATAGAAAATGCTACTATTTCGATAGCTGGCATCGACGGCAAACAAATGTACAATGAGATTACGTCTATTAGCGCGGGAGATCGTATGCAGTTTGATGTTGCCAATTACGCACAAGGCATCTATTTTGTAACGATTTCAAACGGAAAAAGATCTAAAACCTTAAAATGGATAAAAAGATAA